One Gemmatimonadales bacterium DNA segment encodes these proteins:
- a CDS encoding serine/threonine-protein kinase, which translates to MERELGAGGMATVYLARDLRHDRHVALKVLRPELAAILGGERFLKEIRLTANLQHPHILPLHDSGEAEGIVYYVMPFVEGESLRDRLAREKQLPVEDAVRIATEVAGALDYAHRHGVVHRDIKPENILLHDGSALVADFG; encoded by the coding sequence GTGGAGCGCGAGCTCGGCGCGGGCGGCATGGCCACTGTCTATCTCGCCAGGGACCTGCGGCACGACCGCCACGTCGCGCTCAAGGTGCTGCGCCCCGAGCTGGCCGCGATCCTCGGCGGCGAGCGCTTCCTGAAGGAGATCCGGCTCACCGCCAACCTCCAGCACCCGCACATCCTGCCGCTGCACGACTCGGGTGAAGCCGAGGGGATCGTCTACTACGTCATGCCCTTCGTCGAGGGCGAGAGCCTGCGGGACCGCCTGGCGCGCGAGAAACAGCTTCCGGTGGAAGATGCGGTCCGCATCGCGACCGAAGTGGCCGGCGCGCTCGACTACGCGCACCGGCACGGCGTCGTGCACCGGGACATCAAGCCGGAGAACATCCTGCTGCACGACGGCTCGGCGCTGGTCGCCGATTTCGGCAT